The Catenuloplanes niger genome includes a window with the following:
- the thiO gene encoding glycine oxidase ThiO translates to MSGQRRAGRAEIGIVGGGPIGLSIAWSCARRGHDVAVYDDATPTTPTPVTPDRAGHVTPGTAGDHATATAGGTAADIDGRAAVGGVNGAWEVAAGMLAPIGEAYFGEAELTGLLVDSAARWPAFAAELEAAAGTDVGYRAEGTLAVALTADDLAVATRLITYQRDLGLAVDPLTPSAMRAHEPVLSPRVRGGALISGDHQVDPRRLTVALRIAAARAGVRFVRRRVADVSEVYADRVVVAAGCGTAALTGLPVRPVRGEVLRLRAPHREPGFTHVIRGYADGREVYLVPRRDGEVVVGATAHERADDDVTAGAVLHLLRAATDLIPEIEEYALVEAQSGARPGSPDNRPILGHWTAGSREVVVAAGHYRHGILLTPVTADLITALLLDGTAPPEAFAAARFTERRTACA, encoded by the coding sequence ATGAGCGGGCAGCGGCGGGCCGGCCGGGCCGAGATCGGCATCGTGGGCGGCGGGCCGATCGGGCTGTCGATCGCCTGGTCCTGCGCCCGGCGCGGCCACGACGTCGCGGTCTACGACGACGCCACGCCGACGACGCCGACCCCGGTCACGCCGGACCGGGCCGGCCACGTCACGCCCGGGACCGCCGGTGACCACGCGACGGCCACGGCCGGTGGCACGGCGGCCGACATCGACGGACGAGCGGCGGTCGGCGGGGTGAACGGGGCCTGGGAGGTGGCGGCCGGGATGCTGGCGCCGATCGGGGAGGCCTACTTCGGTGAGGCCGAGCTGACCGGGCTGCTGGTGGACTCGGCCGCGCGCTGGCCGGCCTTCGCCGCGGAGCTGGAGGCGGCGGCCGGGACCGACGTCGGGTACCGGGCCGAGGGCACGCTGGCGGTGGCGCTGACCGCGGACGATCTGGCGGTCGCGACCAGGCTCATCACGTACCAGCGCGATCTGGGTCTTGCCGTTGATCCGCTGACGCCGTCGGCGATGCGCGCGCACGAGCCGGTGCTGAGCCCCCGGGTACGCGGCGGCGCGCTGATCTCCGGGGATCACCAGGTCGATCCGCGCCGGCTGACCGTGGCGCTGCGGATCGCGGCCGCCCGGGCCGGCGTGCGGTTCGTCCGCCGGCGGGTCGCGGACGTGTCCGAGGTGTACGCGGACCGGGTGGTGGTCGCGGCCGGATGCGGCACGGCGGCGCTGACCGGCCTGCCGGTGCGGCCGGTGCGTGGCGAGGTGCTGCGGCTGCGCGCACCGCACCGGGAGCCCGGCTTCACGCACGTGATCAGGGGGTACGCGGACGGCCGCGAGGTCTACCTGGTGCCGCGGCGTGACGGCGAGGTGGTGGTCGGCGCGACCGCGCACGAGCGGGCGGACGACGACGTGACCGCGGGCGCGGTGCTGCACCTGCTGCGCGCGGCGACCGACCTGATCCCGGAGATCGAGGAGTACGCACTGGTCGAGGCGCAGTCCGGCGCGCGGCCGGGCTCGCCGGACAACCGGCCGATCCTGGGGCATTGGACGGCGGGGAGCCGGGAGGTCGTGGTGGCGGCCGGTCACTACCGGCACGGGATCCTGCTGACCCCGGTCACCGCGGACCTGATCACGGCGCTGCTGCTGGACGGCACGGCGCCGCCCGAGGCGTTCGCGGCGGCGCGATTCACGGAACGGAGGACGGCGTGCGCGTGA
- the thiD gene encoding bifunctional hydroxymethylpyrimidine kinase/phosphomethylpyrimidine kinase: MSAGTPPVALTVAGSDSGAGAGIQADLKAFAAQRVYGTSAITAITAQNTRGVVDVHPLPAAVVGAQIDAVLDDMPVAAVKIGMLGGADVAAEVAARARDGLLPNLVLDPVLYATSGHRLGALAVVEPVLPYALLVTPNRDEASALTRTPVDTVAEMAAAARAIAGSGARCVVVTGGAEDGDAVDVLWTGDEIRVLRSPWVPTDNDHGTGCTFSAAVAARLAHGDDLFTALDRAKRYVAAGLAGARLWKVGGGRGPLDHFSF; the protein is encoded by the coding sequence ATGAGCGCGGGTACGCCGCCGGTGGCGCTGACCGTCGCGGGCTCCGACTCGGGGGCGGGCGCCGGCATCCAGGCGGATCTGAAGGCGTTCGCGGCGCAGCGTGTCTACGGCACGTCGGCGATCACCGCGATCACGGCGCAGAACACGCGCGGGGTCGTGGACGTGCATCCGCTGCCGGCCGCGGTGGTCGGCGCGCAGATCGACGCGGTGCTGGACGACATGCCGGTCGCGGCCGTCAAGATCGGAATGCTGGGCGGCGCGGACGTGGCGGCCGAGGTGGCCGCGCGGGCCCGCGACGGCCTGCTGCCCAACCTGGTGCTGGACCCGGTGCTCTACGCGACGTCCGGTCACCGGCTCGGCGCGCTCGCGGTGGTCGAGCCGGTGCTGCCGTACGCGCTGCTGGTCACGCCGAACCGGGACGAGGCGTCCGCGTTGACCCGGACGCCGGTGGACACGGTCGCGGAGATGGCCGCGGCCGCGCGCGCGATCGCCGGCAGCGGCGCGCGGTGCGTGGTGGTGACCGGCGGTGCGGAGGACGGCGACGCGGTCGACGTGCTCTGGACCGGTGACGAGATCCGCGTGCTGCGCTCGCCGTGGGTGCCGACCGACAACGACCACGGCACCGGCTGCACGTTCTCCGCCGCGGTCGCGGCCCGGCTCGCGCACGGCGACGACCTGTTCACCGCGCTGGACCGGGCGAAGCGGTACGTGGCCGCGGGCCTGGCCGGGGCACGGCTGTGGAAGGTGGGCGGCGGCCGAGGACCGCTGGACCACTTCTCTTTCTAG
- a CDS encoding thiazole synthase: MDFVVGGERFGSRLILGTGGAANLDVLERAIKASGTEMVTVALRRINAQKSSDGLLDVVARTGVRLLPNTAGCRTAAEAVKLAHLAREAFDTAWIKLEVIGDERTLLPDGVELVPAAERLVADGFTVLPYTNDDPILARRLADAGCAAVMPAGSPIGSGLGIGNPHHLRLLRQAVDVPVILDAGVGTASDAALAMELGCDAVLLATAVTRAEDPERMATAMRLAVEAGFLAAHAGRIPRRFHALASTPDEGRPDL; encoded by the coding sequence ATGGACTTCGTGGTGGGCGGCGAGCGGTTCGGCTCGCGGCTGATCCTGGGTACCGGTGGCGCGGCCAATCTGGACGTGCTGGAACGGGCGATCAAGGCGTCCGGCACCGAGATGGTGACGGTCGCGTTACGCCGGATAAATGCGCAGAAATCATCGGACGGGCTGCTGGACGTGGTGGCCCGGACCGGCGTGCGGCTGCTGCCGAACACGGCCGGCTGCCGGACCGCGGCGGAGGCGGTGAAGCTGGCGCACCTGGCCCGCGAAGCCTTCGACACCGCGTGGATCAAGCTGGAGGTGATCGGTGACGAGCGCACGCTGCTGCCGGACGGCGTCGAGCTGGTGCCGGCCGCGGAACGCCTGGTCGCGGACGGGTTCACGGTCCTGCCGTACACGAACGACGACCCGATCCTGGCCCGTCGCCTCGCGGACGCGGGCTGCGCGGCCGTGATGCCGGCCGGCTCGCCGATCGGCTCCGGCCTGGGCATCGGCAACCCGCACCACCTGCGGCTGCTGCGCCAGGCCGTGGACGTGCCGGTGATCCTGGACGCCGGCGTCGGCACCGCGTCGGACGCGGCGCTCGCGATGGAGCTCGGCTGCGACGCGGTGCTGCTGGCCACGGCCGTGACCCGCGCGGAGGACCCGGAGCGGATGGCGACCGCGATGCGCCTGGCGGTCGAGGCCGGTTTCCTCGCCGCGCACGCGGGCCGCATCCCGCGCCGCTTCCACGCGCTCGCGTCCACCCCGGACGAGGGGCGGCCGGACCTGTGA
- a CDS encoding class I SAM-dependent methyltransferase, with amino-acid sequence MTAEHYFSAEPAAPAGRHDVSFTVQGRDYVLVAARGVFSAARLDPGTAVLLKKANLPEPGAKGSFLDLGCGFGPITAVLATEAPGATVHAVDVNARARELTAENAERLGAAHRVTVSAPDDVPADLVFDQIWSNPPIRIGKAELHDLLDRWLPRLAPDGVAWLVIARHLGGDSLHQWLVDRGWTVERHASQKGYRVLRVSRG; translated from the coding sequence GTGACCGCCGAGCACTACTTCAGCGCCGAACCGGCTGCCCCCGCGGGACGGCATGACGTCTCGTTCACCGTCCAGGGGCGGGACTACGTGCTCGTCGCGGCGCGTGGCGTCTTCTCGGCGGCGCGCCTCGACCCCGGAACGGCGGTTCTGCTCAAAAAGGCAAACCTCCCGGAACCGGGAGCTAAGGGATCCTTCCTCGATCTCGGGTGCGGCTTCGGCCCGATCACGGCCGTGCTGGCGACCGAGGCGCCGGGCGCGACCGTCCACGCGGTGGACGTCAACGCGCGCGCCCGCGAGCTGACGGCGGAGAACGCGGAGCGGCTCGGCGCCGCGCACCGCGTCACCGTGAGCGCTCCGGACGACGTACCCGCTGACCTGGTCTTCGATCAGATCTGGAGCAACCCGCCGATCCGGATCGGCAAGGCGGAGCTGCACGACCTGCTCGATCGCTGGCTGCCGCGACTCGCGCCGGACGGCGTCGCCTGGCTGGTCATCGCGCGGCACCTCGGCGGCGACTCGCTGCACCAGTGGCTGGTCGACCGCGGCTGGACCGTCGAGCGGCACGCCAGCCAGAAGGGGTACCGGGTGTTGCGCGTCAGCCGGGGCTGA
- a CDS encoding thiamine phosphate synthase, whose protein sequence is MNVIVVTDRAQASHGLTATIRAAVDGGARCVLLREKDLPAATRRGLADELRAILAPAGGRLIVAGPDPLGGDAVHLSAADPVAPSLPLVGRSCHNEAELARLTTEDYVTISPVFRTRSKPGYDRELGLSGLRALLGRTVATVFALGGIETGAAARACVSAGAAGVAVMGAVMRAPDPAALVAELVTA, encoded by the coding sequence GTGAACGTCATCGTGGTGACGGACCGGGCACAGGCGTCGCACGGTCTCACCGCAACCATCAGGGCGGCGGTCGACGGCGGCGCACGCTGCGTGCTGCTCCGCGAGAAGGACCTGCCCGCCGCTACCCGACGGGGGTTGGCGGACGAGTTGCGGGCGATCCTGGCGCCGGCCGGCGGACGGCTGATCGTGGCCGGGCCGGACCCGCTCGGCGGCGACGCGGTGCACCTCAGCGCGGCCGACCCGGTGGCGCCGTCGCTGCCGCTGGTCGGGCGCTCGTGCCACAACGAGGCCGAGTTGGCGCGGCTGACCACCGAGGACTACGTCACGATCTCACCGGTCTTCCGGACCAGATCCAAGCCGGGGTACGACCGGGAGCTGGGCCTGTCCGGACTGCGCGCGCTGCTCGGCCGTACCGTGGCGACGGTTTTCGCCCTCGGTGGGATCGAGACCGGCGCGGCCGCGCGGGCGTGTGTGTCGGCGGGCGCGGCCGGCGTGGCCGTGATGGGTGCCGTGATGCGCGCACCCGACCCCGCGGCCCTGGTCGCCGAGCTGGTGACGGCATGA
- a CDS encoding thiamine phosphate synthase, with translation MDATLGRLHLITDTRLGRDPIGCVRAALAAHAAAGADVRAVTGPLVVQVRVEDDATDLDAYHLAVRVRELCAAAGATCLINDRLHVALAVAADGGHVGALDLPVAAARRVLGPGAILGATARTAGVARTAVADGASYLGVGPCYATTTKDGLPAPLGPAGLAAVTGAVLVPVVAIAGVTAARVTEVLAAGAHGVAVVGAVSGAADPGRAVTELLRELAGATKREHRIGDERGHRADGEPARDGVR, from the coding sequence GTGGACGCAACCCTAGGACGACTGCATCTCATCACCGACACCCGGCTCGGGCGCGACCCGATCGGCTGTGTGCGGGCCGCGCTGGCGGCGCACGCGGCGGCCGGTGCCGACGTCCGGGCCGTCACCGGGCCGCTCGTCGTGCAGGTGCGGGTCGAGGACGACGCCACCGATCTGGACGCCTACCACCTGGCCGTCCGGGTCCGTGAGCTGTGCGCGGCGGCCGGCGCGACCTGCCTGATCAACGACCGGCTGCACGTGGCGCTCGCGGTGGCCGCGGACGGCGGGCACGTGGGTGCGCTGGACCTTCCGGTCGCGGCGGCGCGCCGGGTGCTCGGGCCGGGCGCGATCCTCGGTGCCACCGCGCGGACCGCCGGCGTCGCGCGGACCGCGGTCGCGGACGGAGCGTCCTACCTGGGCGTCGGGCCCTGCTACGCGACGACCACGAAGGACGGGCTGCCCGCACCGCTCGGGCCGGCCGGCCTGGCGGCGGTCACCGGCGCGGTGCTGGTGCCGGTGGTCGCGATCGCGGGCGTCACCGCGGCCCGGGTGACGGAGGTCCTCGCGGCCGGCGCACACGGCGTGGCCGTGGTGGGCGCGGTCAGCGGCGCGGCCGACCCCGGGCGTGCGGTGACGGAGCTGCTGCGGGAACTCGCCGGCGCCACGAAGCGGGAGCACCGAATCGGGGACGAGCGGGGGCACCGGGCCGACGGCGAGCCGGCGCGGGACGGTGTGCGATGA
- a CDS encoding TIGR03560 family F420-dependent LLM class oxidoreductase — protein MRVCVFTEPHRGATFDEMLRAAQHAEAAGYDGFFRADHFMPVNRSDGFPGPSDAWVTLGAIARETRTIRLGTLLTSATFRHPAITAVTVAQVDEMSNGRIDFGLGAGWLGAEHTALGIPFFTPRERFERLDEQLQIITGLWATPRGERFSFTGKHFTLVDALALPKPVQTPGPPVIVGGRGPKSTPRLAALHADEYNVPPSSAAKCAEQYDLVRAASEKYGRTKAPLVLSASVAVACGRTDAEIAQRLALLEEPSILPPEPVIAGTPDQVVEQLAAYAEAGATRLYVRLRDQSDLDLLDLLAAEVIPHLP, from the coding sequence ATGCGAGTCTGCGTGTTCACCGAGCCACACCGTGGCGCCACATTCGACGAGATGCTGCGCGCGGCGCAGCACGCCGAGGCGGCCGGCTACGACGGCTTCTTCCGCGCGGACCACTTCATGCCGGTGAACAGGTCGGACGGCTTCCCGGGCCCGTCCGACGCGTGGGTGACGCTCGGCGCGATCGCGCGTGAGACGCGCACGATTCGGCTCGGCACACTGCTGACCTCGGCGACTTTCCGTCACCCCGCGATTACGGCGGTAACCGTCGCGCAGGTGGACGAGATGAGCAACGGACGCATCGACTTCGGTCTCGGTGCGGGATGGCTCGGCGCGGAACACACAGCGCTCGGTATTCCTTTCTTCACACCGCGTGAAAGGTTCGAGCGGCTCGACGAACAGCTGCAGATCATCACCGGGCTCTGGGCGACTCCGCGCGGTGAGCGCTTTTCCTTTACCGGCAAGCATTTCACGCTCGTCGACGCACTCGCGCTGCCGAAGCCGGTGCAGACGCCCGGCCCGCCGGTGATCGTCGGTGGCCGCGGCCCGAAGAGCACCCCGCGGCTCGCCGCGCTCCACGCGGACGAGTACAACGTGCCGCCGTCGTCCGCCGCGAAGTGCGCCGAGCAGTACGACCTGGTCCGCGCCGCGAGCGAGAAGTACGGCCGGACCAAGGCGCCACTGGTCTTGTCCGCGAGCGTCGCGGTCGCGTGTGGACGGACCGACGCGGAGATCGCCCAGCGCCTCGCCCTGCTGGAGGAGCCGTCCATCCTGCCGCCCGAGCCGGTCATCGCCGGCACGCCGGACCAGGTGGTCGAGCAACTCGCGGCGTACGCCGAGGCCGGCGCCACCCGGCTCTACGTGCGGCTGCGTGACCAGTCCGACCTGGACCTGCTGGACCTCCTCGCCGCCGAGGTCATTCCGCACCTTCCGTAA
- the thiS gene encoding sulfur carrier protein ThiS — translation MRVTVNGDERDLAGTVADAVAELTGAHRGVAVAVNGEVVPRGRWAETPLSDGDRIEVLSAAQGG, via the coding sequence GTGCGCGTGACGGTGAACGGTGACGAGCGTGACCTGGCGGGCACGGTCGCGGACGCGGTGGCGGAACTGACCGGCGCGCATCGGGGCGTGGCGGTCGCGGTCAACGGTGAGGTGGTGCCGCGCGGGCGGTGGGCGGAGACGCCGCTGTCCGACGGGGACCGCATCGAGGTGCTGAGCGCGGCGCAGGGCGGGTGA
- the thiC gene encoding phosphomethylpyrimidine synthase ThiC — protein sequence MTSVRRKSYVDGSRPDIRVPVAEVDLTDGSEPVRLYDTSGPGSDPAVGLPPLRGPWIAERGDVAPVRGPGTPLAGERPTQLAYARAGIVTPEMEFVAIREGVAPELVRDEIAAGRAVLPANVNHPEIEPMIIGKAFLVKVNANIGTSAVSSSIAEEVEKMSWATRWGADTVMDLSTGKRIHETREAIVRNSPVPIGTVPLYQALEKVGGDPVKLTWEVFRDTVIEQAEQGVDYMTVHAGVRLAYVPLAVNRVTGIVSRGGSIMAAWCLAHHEENFLYTHFAELCAILARYDVTFSLGDGLRPGSIADANDEAQFAELRTLGELTRIAWEYDVQVMIEGPGHVPMHKIKENVDLQQELCHEAPFYTLGPLTTDIAPAYDHITSAIGAAMIGMFGTAMLCYVTPKEHLGLPDRDDVKAGVIAYKIAAHAADLAKGHPGAQAWDDALSKARFEFRWEDQFNLSLDPETARSYHDATLPAAPAKTAHFCSMCGPKFCSMKISQELKGYAERGMHEKSEEFVASGGRVYLPLTS from the coding sequence GTGACTTCTGTCCGTCGTAAGTCCTATGTGGACGGTTCGAGGCCGGACATCCGGGTGCCGGTCGCCGAGGTCGACCTGACCGACGGCAGCGAACCGGTGCGGCTCTACGACACGTCCGGGCCGGGCAGCGACCCCGCCGTCGGGCTGCCGCCGCTGCGCGGTCCGTGGATCGCCGAGCGCGGCGACGTGGCCCCGGTGCGCGGCCCCGGCACGCCGCTCGCGGGTGAGCGGCCGACCCAGCTCGCGTACGCCCGGGCCGGCATCGTCACGCCGGAGATGGAGTTCGTGGCGATCCGCGAAGGCGTCGCGCCGGAACTGGTCCGGGACGAGATCGCGGCCGGTCGCGCCGTGCTGCCGGCCAACGTCAACCACCCGGAGATCGAGCCCATGATCATCGGGAAGGCGTTCCTGGTGAAGGTCAACGCGAACATCGGCACGTCCGCGGTCAGCTCCTCGATCGCCGAGGAGGTGGAGAAGATGAGCTGGGCGACGCGCTGGGGCGCGGACACGGTCATGGACCTGTCCACCGGCAAGCGCATCCACGAGACCCGCGAGGCGATCGTCCGGAACTCGCCGGTGCCGATCGGTACGGTCCCGCTCTACCAGGCGCTGGAGAAGGTCGGCGGCGACCCGGTCAAGCTGACCTGGGAGGTCTTCCGGGACACCGTCATCGAGCAGGCCGAGCAGGGCGTGGACTACATGACCGTGCACGCCGGGGTGCGGCTCGCCTACGTGCCGCTCGCGGTCAACCGGGTCACCGGCATCGTGTCGCGCGGCGGGTCGATCATGGCGGCCTGGTGCCTGGCGCACCACGAGGAGAACTTCCTCTACACGCACTTCGCGGAGCTCTGCGCGATCCTGGCGCGCTATGACGTGACGTTCTCGCTCGGCGACGGCCTGCGGCCCGGGTCGATCGCGGACGCGAACGACGAGGCCCAGTTCGCGGAGCTGCGCACGCTCGGCGAACTCACCCGGATCGCCTGGGAGTACGACGTCCAGGTCATGATCGAGGGACCCGGTCACGTGCCGATGCACAAGATCAAGGAGAACGTGGACCTGCAGCAGGAACTGTGCCACGAGGCGCCGTTCTACACGCTCGGGCCGCTGACCACGGACATCGCGCCGGCGTACGACCACATCACGTCCGCGATCGGCGCCGCGATGATCGGCATGTTCGGCACGGCGATGCTCTGCTACGTCACGCCCAAGGAACACCTCGGGCTGCCGGACCGGGACGACGTGAAGGCGGGCGTGATCGCGTACAAGATCGCGGCGCACGCGGCGGACCTGGCCAAGGGGCACCCCGGCGCGCAGGCCTGGGACGACGCGCTCTCCAAGGCCCGGTTCGAGTTCCGCTGGGAGGACCAGTTCAACCTGTCGCTCGACCCGGAGACGGCCCGGTCGTACCACGACGCGACACTCCCCGCCGCACCCGCGAAGACCGCGCACTTCTGCTCGATGTGCGGCCCCAAGTTCTGCAGCATGAAGATCAGCCAAGAACTCAAGGGGTACGCGGAGCGCGGCATGCACGAGAAGAGCGAGGAGTTCGTGGCCTCGGGTGGCCGGGTCTACCTGCCGCTGACGTCCTGA
- a CDS encoding ABC-F family ATP-binding cassette domain-containing protein, protein MGYVDVAGVGHTLADGRVLFEDVSFRVGEGAKIALVGPNGAGKTTLLRMIAGDLAVRQGSIARVGGLGVMRQFIGMIADETTLGSLALSLSPPALRDAGARLAAAEAAMHRAESEKTQMGYATALAAWGEAGGYDAEVTFDTASVAALKLPWDRVRDRPVATLSGGQQKRFALELLLRGTDEVLLLDEPDNFLDVPGKRWLEARLRESGKSVLYVSHDRELLAQTADRVVAVEGGGAWTHPGGFASWHAARGARHERMEEARRRWDEEHVKLRELVLTLKNKAAFNDGLASRYQAAQTRLRKFEEAGAPPLPPKDQEIAMRLGGGRTGKRAIVCEQLEMEGLTYPFDLEVWYGDRVAVLGANGTGKSHFLRLLARGGTDPEPDAKPISGVVLEPVAHEGVARLGARVRPGHFSQTHDRPELRDRTLVEILWRGDEHRSGMDRHGAMRVLNRYELAAQGDQVFGTLSGGQQARFLVLLLELSGATLLLLDEPTDNLDLASAEALEEGLMAFDGTVLAVTHDRWFTRSFDRFILFQGDGEVVETPEPVWDVA, encoded by the coding sequence GTGGGATATGTGGACGTGGCCGGAGTCGGACATACGCTGGCGGACGGGCGGGTGCTGTTCGAGGATGTCTCGTTCCGCGTCGGCGAGGGTGCCAAGATCGCGTTGGTCGGGCCGAACGGCGCCGGTAAGACGACCCTGCTGCGCATGATCGCCGGCGATCTGGCCGTGCGGCAGGGCAGCATCGCGCGGGTCGGTGGCCTGGGCGTGATGCGGCAGTTCATCGGCATGATCGCGGACGAGACCACGCTCGGCTCCCTCGCGCTCTCGCTCTCCCCGCCCGCGCTGCGGGACGCCGGCGCGCGCCTGGCCGCGGCCGAGGCCGCGATGCACCGGGCGGAGAGCGAGAAGACCCAGATGGGGTACGCGACGGCGCTCGCCGCGTGGGGTGAGGCCGGTGGGTACGACGCGGAGGTCACGTTCGACACCGCCAGCGTCGCCGCGCTCAAGCTGCCCTGGGACCGTGTCCGGGACCGGCCGGTGGCCACGCTCTCCGGCGGCCAGCAGAAGCGGTTCGCGCTGGAGCTGCTGCTCCGCGGCACCGACGAGGTGCTGCTGCTGGACGAGCCGGACAACTTCCTGGACGTGCCCGGCAAGCGTTGGCTGGAGGCGCGGCTGCGGGAGTCCGGCAAGTCCGTGCTCTACGTGTCGCACGACCGCGAACTGCTCGCCCAGACCGCGGACCGGGTGGTGGCGGTCGAGGGCGGTGGCGCGTGGACGCACCCGGGCGGGTTCGCCAGCTGGCACGCCGCGCGCGGCGCCCGGCACGAGCGGATGGAGGAGGCGCGCCGGCGTTGGGACGAGGAGCACGTCAAGCTGCGCGAACTGGTCCTCACGCTGAAGAACAAGGCTGCGTTCAACGACGGGCTGGCGTCGCGTTACCAGGCGGCGCAGACCCGGTTGCGCAAGTTCGAGGAGGCCGGGGCGCCGCCGCTGCCGCCGAAGGACCAGGAGATCGCGATGCGGCTCGGCGGCGGGCGCACCGGTAAGCGCGCGATCGTGTGCGAGCAGCTGGAGATGGAGGGGCTGACGTACCCGTTCGACCTGGAGGTCTGGTACGGCGACCGGGTCGCCGTGCTCGGTGCGAACGGCACCGGCAAGTCGCACTTCCTGCGGTTGCTCGCGCGCGGCGGCACCGACCCGGAGCCGGACGCCAAGCCGATCTCCGGCGTGGTCCTGGAGCCGGTCGCACACGAGGGTGTGGCCCGGCTCGGCGCGCGCGTGCGCCCCGGTCACTTCTCGCAGACGCACGACCGTCCGGAGCTGCGCGACCGTACGCTGGTCGAGATCCTCTGGCGCGGTGACGAGCACCGCTCCGGAATGGACCGGCACGGCGCGATGCGGGTGCTGAACCGGTACGAGCTGGCCGCGCAGGGCGACCAGGTCTTCGGCACGCTCTCCGGCGGCCAGCAGGCACGCTTCCTGGTGCTGCTGCTGGAGCTGTCCGGGGCCACGCTGCTGCTGCTCGACGAGCCGACCGACAACCTCGACCTGGCCTCAGCCGAGGCGCTGGAGGAGGGCCTGATGGCCTTCGACGGTACGGTCCTGGCCGTCACGCACGACCGCTGGTTCACCCGGTCCTTCGACCGGTTCATCCTGTTCCAGGGGGACGGCGAGGTCGTCGAGACGCCGGAGCCGGTCTGGGACGTGGCCTGA